A window from Malacoplasma iowae encodes these proteins:
- a CDS encoding ABC transporter ATP-binding protein, whose protein sequence is MIKLLKFLKGKDLWLTFISFILTILQVVADVVQPFLLFQVLNPNVTLVRVLELGGIMLAAAIFGFICGTISTYTTARVGVRLGSHIRVSAFKHIQSLTFKEIDHFTTPSLITRITNDIMFFQNTLILSLRIVLRSSLLFFGGLVAIFVLGNQINLYWIGFIFLAIVVVLITIISIIFYVAIPYFRKQQKLMDKTNGVMRENLLGVRVVKAFNLQKEQIEKFDAQNSKLTKTSTIAGRWIVSIIPIIFFLVQISTVLIIISIGASKDSVNLHSSAIIASIIQISSLVVLGLILMVTVLINIAYTKASCDRINAIFASKPSIERNQSDNMIETSHVKFNDVSFKYFANEETEYALRNISFEAKPGEMIGIIGPTGSGKTTLVNLITRMYDVTKGQVLISNKDVREINYDSLRNSIGVSPQKSLLFSGTIATNLKYGKEDASEEEMTEACEFAQAMEFINSKDGRFDAIVEQRGTNLSGGQKQRISIARALIKKPKILILDDSTSALDMITEAKVQQAIRKYKNTTIFLIGQRISAISKADKIIVLEKGKMVGYGNHNNLMKNCELYKEIAMSQGGVK, encoded by the coding sequence ATGATAAAGCTATTAAAGTTTTTAAAAGGTAAAGACTTATGATTAACTTTTATTAGTTTTATTTTAACTATTTTGCAAGTTGTTGCAGATGTTGTTCAACCGTTCTTATTATTTCAAGTTCTAAATCCAAATGTAACATTGGTTAGAGTTTTAGAACTTGGCGGTATAATGCTTGCTGCTGCGATTTTTGGTTTTATATGTGGGACTATATCCACATATACAACAGCTAGAGTTGGGGTAAGACTGGGAAGTCATATTAGGGTTAGTGCTTTTAAGCATATTCAATCTTTAACATTTAAAGAAATTGATCATTTTACAACACCATCATTAATTACAAGAATAACTAATGATATTATGTTTTTTCAAAACACACTAATTCTATCTTTAAGAATCGTGTTAAGATCATCACTTTTATTTTTTGGAGGATTAGTTGCAATATTTGTTTTAGGAAATCAAATAAACTTATATTGAATAGGATTTATTTTCCTAGCTATTGTAGTAGTTTTAATCACAATAATTTCTATTATCTTCTACGTTGCAATTCCATATTTTAGAAAACAACAAAAACTAATGGATAAAACTAACGGGGTGATGAGAGAAAATTTACTTGGTGTAAGAGTTGTTAAAGCATTCAATTTACAAAAAGAACAAATTGAAAAATTTGATGCTCAAAATAGTAAATTAACAAAAACATCAACAATCGCAGGTAGATGAATTGTTTCAATTATTCCTATTATTTTCTTTTTAGTTCAAATTTCAACAGTTCTTATAATTATTTCAATTGGTGCATCAAAAGATTCTGTTAATTTACATAGTAGTGCAATAATTGCTTCAATAATTCAAATTTCTTCTTTAGTTGTTTTAGGGCTAATTTTAATGGTCACAGTATTAATAAATATTGCTTATACAAAAGCATCATGTGACAGAATAAATGCAATATTTGCATCAAAACCTTCAATTGAAAGAAATCAGTCAGATAATATGATTGAAACATCACATGTTAAATTCAATGATGTAAGTTTTAAATATTTTGCTAATGAAGAAACAGAATATGCACTAAGAAATATTTCTTTTGAAGCTAAACCTGGTGAAATGATAGGTATTATAGGTCCAACAGGTAGTGGTAAAACTACTTTAGTAAACTTAATTACTAGAATGTATGATGTCACCAAAGGTCAAGTATTAATTTCAAACAAAGATGTTAGAGAAATAAATTATGATTCTTTAAGAAATAGTATTGGTGTTTCCCCACAAAAAAGTTTATTATTTTCAGGTACAATAGCAACTAATTTAAAATATGGTAAAGAAGATGCATCTGAAGAAGAAATGACAGAAGCTTGTGAATTTGCTCAAGCGATGGAATTTATTAATTCTAAAGATGGAAGATTTGATGCAATTGTTGAACAAAGAGGTACAAATTTATCTGGTGGACAAAAACAAAGAATTTCAATCGCAAGAGCATTAATTAAAAAACCTAAAATATTAATTCTTGATGATTCAACAAGTGCCCTTGATATGATAACTGAAGCTAAAGTTCAACAAGCAATTAGAAAATATAAAAACACAACAATTTTTTTAATTGGTCAAAGAATTAGTGCTATTTCTAAAGCTGATAAAATTATTGTTTTAGAAAAAGGGAAAATGGTTGGTTATGGAAACCACAATAACCTAATGAAAAATTGTGAATTATACAAAGAAATAGCAATGTCACAAGGAGGTGTTAAGTAA